Proteins co-encoded in one Synechococcus elongatus PCC 6301 genomic window:
- the rplL gene encoding 50S ribosomal protein L7/L12: MSAKTDEILESLKTLTLLEAAELVKQIEEAFGVSAAAPVGGVVVAAAAGAAAEAVEEKTEFDVVLEEVPADKKIAVLKVVRGITGLGLKEAKDLVEAAPKPIKEGVSKDDAEAAKKELEEAGAKVSVK; encoded by the coding sequence ATGTCTGCTAAAACCGACGAAATTCTCGAATCTTTGAAAACCTTGACCCTGCTGGAAGCAGCAGAACTGGTCAAGCAAATTGAAGAAGCCTTCGGCGTGAGCGCTGCTGCTCCTGTCGGTGGTGTTGTGGTAGCTGCCGCTGCTGGCGCTGCTGCTGAAGCCGTCGAAGAGAAGACCGAATTTGACGTTGTCCTGGAAGAAGTTCCGGCCGACAAGAAGATCGCTGTCTTGAAAGTCGTCCGCGGTATCACCGGCTTGGGCCTGAAAGAAGCCAAAGACTTGGTGGAAGCAGCTCCCAAACCGATCAAAGAAGGTGTGTCCAAAGACGACGCCGAAGCAGCCAAGAAAGAGCTGGAAGAAGCCGGCGCCAAAGTCAGCGTCAAGTAG
- a CDS encoding DUF3747 domain-containing protein → MRRYPLITAALLTAGGLAAVPVPPAQAALFGQQPIAEQQAVVILRPLGINRYDVLVIEEKQIGSQRCWRDRGDGTVEPLLLNFDFTGICDRATDSNGYSLRMGGEELGLRYRLEVRTQESQALLVAVPFDGRSPTIPLGTTRRLVRDFLKVDLLPNWKLARRTYEGQPLGHYYFSADQTLAAYSASNPNLVAIAPQQTPSAALRPLTPSALPSVGDQQPIPIPVVRLDQPNLSPSPATRPAMPITPAPAATLPLRSPNFPAAQQPTPVTPAPTPSLRPLRSPTPAPTATPSTASNPDRFTISRNGQLSSDAFLVIVPVTAGSPQALIQRIQQLGVPASNIFERGPREVALGPFRNRSLAEQWQTHLSQQGGLNGRVEFGR, encoded by the coding sequence ATGCGTCGTTATCCACTCATCACCGCTGCCCTACTGACTGCTGGAGGGTTGGCAGCCGTCCCCGTCCCCCCTGCCCAAGCCGCCCTGTTTGGACAACAGCCGATCGCAGAACAACAGGCCGTGGTCATCCTGCGTCCGCTTGGCATCAACCGCTACGACGTGCTGGTCATTGAAGAGAAACAGATTGGCAGTCAGCGCTGTTGGCGCGATCGCGGCGATGGTACCGTCGAGCCGCTGCTGCTCAACTTTGACTTCACTGGCATTTGCGATCGCGCTACTGACAGCAATGGCTATTCCCTGCGCATGGGCGGTGAAGAGTTGGGTCTGCGCTACCGTCTCGAAGTCCGTACCCAAGAGTCCCAAGCGCTGCTCGTGGCAGTGCCTTTTGATGGTCGCAGCCCTACCATTCCCCTAGGTACTACGCGCCGCCTAGTGCGTGACTTTCTCAAGGTCGACCTACTTCCCAACTGGAAACTGGCCCGCCGCACCTACGAAGGACAACCTCTCGGACACTACTACTTCTCCGCCGATCAGACCCTGGCGGCCTACAGTGCCAGCAATCCTAATTTGGTAGCGATCGCCCCTCAGCAGACCCCCTCTGCCGCTTTGCGGCCGCTCACTCCGTCAGCGCTGCCTAGTGTGGGAGATCAGCAACCGATTCCGATTCCCGTGGTGCGCCTCGATCAGCCGAACCTCAGCCCGAGCCCAGCCACTCGTCCAGCGATGCCGATCACACCGGCTCCCGCAGCCACCCTCCCTTTGCGATCGCCCAATTTTCCAGCAGCCCAGCAACCCACACCTGTCACGCCAGCCCCGACTCCCTCCCTTCGTCCCTTGCGATCGCCGACCCCTGCACCGACTGCAACGCCCAGCACCGCCAGTAATCCCGATCGCTTCACCATCAGCCGGAATGGACAACTCAGCAGCGATGCCTTTCTGGTGATTGTGCCGGTCACCGCCGGTAGCCCTCAGGCCTTAATTCAGCGGATTCAACAACTGGGAGTTCCCGCCAGCAATATTTTTGAGCGGGGGCCGCGCGAAGTGGCACTCGGCCCCTTCCGCAACCGCAGCCTAGCGGAACAGTGGCAAACCCACCTCAGCCAGCAAGGGGGACTCAACGGCAGAGTCGAGTTTGGTCGCTGA
- the speE gene encoding polyamine aminopropyltransferase: MSADAPVWIDEVFEDRVRYGLRGQILWEETSPFQKITIVDTEHYGRGLLLDDCWMTAERCEVCYHEYLVHPPLTTAASIARVLVIGGGDGGTVREVLRYAEVEQVDLVEIDGRVVELSQEYLGAIGTAWADPRLNVKIGDGIAFVQTAPDASYDVILVDGSDPAGPAAGLFNREFYENCRRVLKPGGVFASQAESPDSFLAVHLEMIETLSAVFAEAKPYYGWVPMYPSGWWSWLYASDTPGQFQKPQSDRLAAIEPQVEIYNRDIHQAAFAQPNFVRRGLSARQG; the protein is encoded by the coding sequence GTGAGCGCTGACGCACCCGTTTGGATTGACGAAGTCTTTGAAGATCGCGTTCGCTACGGTCTGCGGGGGCAAATCCTCTGGGAAGAAACCAGTCCCTTTCAAAAAATCACGATCGTCGATACCGAGCACTACGGACGGGGTTTGCTGCTCGACGACTGCTGGATGACGGCTGAGCGCTGTGAGGTTTGCTACCACGAATATCTCGTCCATCCACCCCTGACGACGGCTGCCAGCATTGCGCGCGTGCTCGTGATTGGTGGTGGCGATGGTGGCACCGTCCGTGAAGTTTTGCGCTATGCCGAGGTTGAGCAAGTCGATCTCGTCGAAATTGATGGCCGCGTCGTCGAGTTGTCTCAGGAATATTTGGGGGCGATCGGCACTGCTTGGGCAGACCCGCGCCTCAACGTCAAAATTGGCGATGGCATCGCCTTTGTCCAGACTGCGCCCGACGCCAGCTACGACGTTATTCTCGTCGATGGCTCCGATCCGGCCGGCCCTGCTGCTGGTCTGTTTAACCGCGAGTTCTACGAAAATTGCCGCCGCGTCCTTAAACCGGGTGGGGTCTTTGCCAGCCAAGCCGAGTCGCCCGATAGCTTCCTCGCGGTTCACCTGGAGATGATTGAAACGCTCTCAGCCGTGTTCGCTGAGGCGAAGCCCTACTACGGCTGGGTGCCGATGTATCCGAGCGGCTGGTGGAGCTGGCTCTACGCTAGTGATACGCCGGGACAATTCCAGAAACCTCAGAGCGATCGCCTTGCTGCGATTGAGCCGCAAGTCGAAATTTACAATCGCGACATTCATCAAGCGGCTTTTGCCCAGCCTAATTTCGTTCGTCGGGGTCTGAGCGCTCGTCAAGGCTAA
- a CDS encoding HAD family hydrolase: MASLLALDFDGVLCDGLREYFLAAWQAGCDRDPSWPEVPEPSLEDRFRLLRPVIEQGWEMPVLLQALRREVADAEVLADWPQLCDRVLKDWGLTTTELSQAMDRVRDRWIKRDRKEWLQLHHFYPGVAERLAQQTAPWVIISTKDGRFIAELLEQIPNLQPPLAIYGKEVGVPKTQTLIQLQVEFEQIAFVEDRLPALEAAAQLESVDLYLADWGYNTDRDRQQAMTSDRIQLLRLTDFSSGRSPALAASPVES; the protein is encoded by the coding sequence ATGGCATCCCTTCTCGCCCTAGATTTCGATGGCGTTTTGTGTGATGGCTTGCGCGAATATTTCCTCGCGGCTTGGCAGGCGGGCTGCGATCGCGATCCCAGTTGGCCGGAAGTGCCTGAGCCGAGTCTAGAAGATCGCTTTCGGTTGCTACGGCCCGTGATTGAGCAGGGTTGGGAGATGCCCGTGCTGCTGCAAGCCTTACGGAGGGAAGTTGCAGATGCAGAGGTGTTGGCAGACTGGCCTCAGCTCTGCGATCGCGTCTTGAAAGACTGGGGCCTAACCACCACAGAACTCTCTCAAGCAATGGATCGGGTTCGCGATCGCTGGATTAAGCGCGATCGCAAGGAGTGGCTGCAACTGCATCACTTTTACCCCGGCGTGGCGGAGCGTTTGGCCCAGCAGACCGCACCTTGGGTGATCATCTCCACCAAAGATGGCCGCTTTATCGCCGAGTTACTGGAACAGATTCCAAATCTTCAGCCGCCTTTGGCGATCTACGGCAAGGAAGTTGGCGTCCCCAAGACTCAAACCCTGATTCAACTGCAAGTGGAGTTTGAGCAAATTGCTTTTGTCGAAGACCGCTTACCGGCCCTGGAAGCGGCTGCCCAGCTCGAAAGCGTTGATCTTTACCTCGCGGATTGGGGCTACAACACCGATCGCGATCGCCAACAAGCGATGACGAGCGATCGCATTCAATTGCTCCGGTTGACCGACTTCAGCAGCGGGCGATCGCCCGCGTTGGCTGCATCACCCGTCGAGTCATAA
- the ilvD gene encoding dihydroxy-acid dehydratase, with product MPQYRSRTTTYGRNMAGARALWRATGMKDEDFEKPIIAVANSFTQFVPGHVHLKDLGQLVAREIERAGGVAKEFNTIAVDDGIAMGHGGMLYSLPSRDLIADSVEYMVNAHCADALVCISNCDKITPGMLMAALRLNIPAVFVSGGPMEAGKVILNGEERHLDLVDAMVVAADDRESDEDVATIERSACPTCGSCSGMFTANSMNCLTEALGLSLPGNGSLLATHGDRKELFLEAGRLAVKLAKQYYEQDDESVLPRSIASFKAFENAICLDIAMGGSTNTVLHLLAAAHEAGVDFTMKDIDRLSRKIPNLCKVAPSTQKYHMEDVHRAGGVIAILGELDRAGLLHREVPTVHSPSLGAALDQWDINRETATEEAKSRYLAAPGGVPTQEAFSQSKRWTALDLDRENGCIRDIEHAYSQDGGLAVLYGNLAEQGCIVKTAGVDENILVFSGPAVVCESQDEAVNWILNGRVKEGDVVLIRYEGPRGGPGMQEMLYPTSYLKSKGLGKACALITDGRFSGGTSGLSIGHVSPEAAEGGLIALVEQGDRIEIDIPNRRIHLAVSEEELAHRRAAMEARGDQAWTPKDRDRPISQALQAYAAMTTSAARGGVRDLSQILGSR from the coding sequence ATGCCTCAGTACCGATCGCGCACAACGACTTACGGCCGTAACATGGCTGGCGCCCGAGCACTTTGGCGTGCCACGGGTATGAAGGACGAGGACTTTGAAAAGCCGATCATTGCGGTCGCGAACTCCTTCACCCAGTTTGTGCCGGGGCACGTCCACCTCAAGGACTTGGGTCAACTGGTGGCGCGGGAGATTGAGCGAGCCGGTGGTGTCGCCAAGGAATTCAACACAATCGCGGTCGATGACGGCATCGCCATGGGCCACGGCGGTATGCTCTACTCTTTACCATCGCGGGACTTGATCGCCGACTCGGTTGAGTACATGGTCAACGCCCATTGTGCTGATGCGCTGGTCTGCATTTCCAACTGCGACAAGATCACGCCGGGGATGCTGATGGCGGCGCTGCGGCTCAATATTCCCGCCGTGTTTGTCTCCGGTGGCCCGATGGAAGCGGGCAAAGTCATCCTCAATGGTGAAGAGCGCCACCTCGACTTGGTCGATGCCATGGTTGTCGCCGCCGATGATCGCGAGTCTGATGAAGATGTGGCCACGATTGAGCGATCGGCCTGCCCCACCTGTGGCTCTTGCTCGGGCATGTTCACGGCTAACTCGATGAACTGTCTGACGGAAGCGCTGGGCTTGAGTCTGCCGGGCAATGGTTCGTTGCTGGCAACCCACGGCGATCGCAAAGAGCTGTTCCTCGAAGCGGGTCGTTTGGCAGTCAAACTAGCGAAACAGTACTACGAGCAGGATGACGAGTCGGTCTTACCCCGCAGCATCGCCAGCTTCAAGGCCTTTGAAAACGCGATCTGTCTCGACATTGCGATGGGCGGCTCGACCAACACGGTCTTGCATCTACTAGCGGCAGCTCACGAGGCGGGTGTGGACTTCACGATGAAGGACATCGATCGCCTCTCGCGCAAAATCCCTAACCTCTGCAAGGTCGCGCCCTCGACGCAGAAGTACCACATGGAGGACGTGCATCGAGCGGGCGGTGTGATCGCCATCCTCGGGGAGCTCGATCGCGCTGGGCTGTTGCATCGCGAAGTCCCAACCGTCCATAGCCCCAGTCTGGGAGCAGCTCTCGATCAGTGGGATATCAACCGAGAAACGGCGACGGAGGAAGCGAAGTCACGCTATCTGGCGGCTCCGGGCGGGGTACCGACCCAGGAAGCTTTTAGCCAGTCGAAACGCTGGACCGCCTTGGATCTCGATCGCGAGAATGGCTGTATCCGCGACATCGAACACGCCTACTCGCAAGATGGGGGTCTGGCGGTGCTTTACGGCAACTTGGCCGAGCAGGGCTGCATTGTCAAAACAGCCGGCGTCGATGAAAACATCCTTGTCTTCTCGGGGCCAGCGGTGGTTTGCGAAAGCCAAGATGAAGCCGTCAACTGGATTCTGAACGGGCGCGTCAAGGAAGGCGATGTTGTTCTGATTCGCTACGAAGGTCCGCGCGGTGGCCCCGGTATGCAGGAAATGCTTTACCCCACCAGCTACCTCAAGTCGAAGGGCTTGGGTAAGGCCTGTGCACTGATTACTGATGGACGTTTCTCGGGCGGTACGTCCGGCCTCTCGATCGGTCATGTTTCGCCGGAGGCGGCGGAAGGCGGTCTCATTGCGCTGGTAGAACAGGGCGATCGCATCGAAATCGACATCCCGAATCGCCGCATTCATCTAGCGGTCTCGGAGGAAGAACTGGCGCACCGCCGTGCTGCTATGGAAGCGCGGGGTGACCAAGCTTGGACTCCGAAAGATCGTGATCGCCCGATTTCCCAAGCGCTACAAGCCTACGCAGCCATGACGACCTCGGCGGCCCGGGGCGGCGTCCGCGATCTCAGCCAAATTCTCGGATCTCGCTAG
- a CDS encoding R3H domain-containing nucleic acid-binding protein codes for MSETLASETLTPELAAVREKTVVDNLDELLEILPPQLRDQLLRHPQKDRLVEVVLDLGRFPEARFPEGAEYLSETPVSREDLAYCAARVGDFGADNRAGIERTLHRIGAIRNRKGEVIGLTCRVGRAVFGTVGMIRDLVETGQSLLFLGRPDVGKTTALREVARVLADDLLKRVVIIDTSNEIAGDGDIPHPAIGRARRLQVARPELQHQVMIEAVENHMPEVIIIDEIGTELEALAARTIAERGVQLVGTAHGNQIENLIKNPTLSDLVGGIQSVTLGDDEARRRGSQKTVLERKAPPTFEIAVEMLERYRWVVHEDVANTVGLLLRQGQPNPQVRTLSEDGRVLIAPAFKDAPKQPASVTQQTWSHTSDRGWRSSGRMRPLPPVLDVPTTREDLRDPEVAFEQALATDVARPVGPNGEELPLHVYPYAVSRHYLEQVIDTLQLPVLLTKDLADADVVLALAGQLKGQSKLRHVARNHHVPIHVIKSNTMPQIVRALRRLLNQEQLDEPETVNLELFTKAGKNDEIEALEEARLAVEQIVLPKGQPVELLPRSAIVRKMQHELVEHYRLKSASFGEEPNRRLRIFPA; via the coding sequence ATGTCTGAGACGCTTGCCTCCGAGACACTGACGCCTGAACTCGCAGCCGTGCGCGAAAAGACAGTCGTCGATAACCTCGATGAACTGCTGGAAATTCTGCCGCCCCAGCTCCGGGATCAGCTGCTGCGCCATCCCCAAAAAGACCGCTTGGTAGAGGTGGTGCTTGACCTAGGGCGCTTCCCTGAGGCGCGTTTTCCCGAGGGCGCAGAATACCTGTCGGAAACGCCAGTCAGCCGTGAAGACTTGGCCTATTGCGCTGCTCGGGTCGGTGATTTTGGTGCCGATAATCGGGCGGGAATCGAGCGTACCCTGCACCGGATAGGTGCCATCCGCAACCGCAAAGGCGAAGTGATTGGTCTCACCTGTCGAGTGGGTCGTGCTGTCTTTGGCACCGTCGGCATGATCCGCGACTTGGTAGAAACAGGGCAATCGCTGCTATTCCTAGGTCGTCCCGACGTTGGGAAAACCACTGCCCTGCGGGAAGTGGCACGGGTGCTGGCCGATGACCTACTCAAGCGGGTCGTGATCATCGACACCTCCAACGAAATTGCTGGCGATGGCGACATTCCTCATCCGGCGATCGGGCGGGCGCGGCGGCTACAAGTAGCGCGGCCAGAGCTACAGCACCAAGTGATGATCGAGGCGGTGGAGAACCACATGCCCGAGGTGATCATCATTGATGAAATCGGTACAGAACTGGAAGCCCTCGCCGCACGGACGATCGCAGAACGGGGCGTTCAACTGGTCGGGACGGCGCACGGCAACCAGATCGAAAACCTGATCAAAAACCCGACGCTGTCAGATTTGGTCGGAGGCATTCAATCTGTAACGCTGGGTGATGATGAAGCCCGTCGTCGTGGTAGCCAGAAAACGGTGCTGGAGCGTAAAGCGCCGCCCACCTTCGAAATTGCGGTGGAAATGCTGGAGCGCTACCGCTGGGTCGTGCACGAAGATGTGGCGAACACCGTCGGTCTACTGCTGCGCCAAGGTCAGCCCAATCCACAGGTACGGACGCTCTCGGAAGATGGCCGCGTCCTAATTGCGCCGGCTTTCAAAGATGCGCCCAAGCAACCGGCCTCCGTCACGCAGCAGACTTGGAGCCACACCAGCGATCGCGGCTGGCGATCGTCGGGACGGATGCGGCCACTACCGCCGGTACTAGATGTGCCGACAACGCGGGAAGATCTGCGTGACCCAGAGGTAGCCTTTGAGCAGGCATTGGCGACCGATGTAGCCCGTCCAGTCGGTCCCAATGGCGAAGAGCTACCGCTGCATGTCTACCCCTACGCAGTCAGTCGCCACTACCTTGAGCAGGTGATCGACACGCTGCAACTGCCGGTCTTGCTGACCAAAGATTTGGCAGATGCCGATGTGGTTTTGGCGCTGGCGGGGCAACTCAAAGGCCAGTCGAAGCTGCGTCATGTGGCTCGCAACCACCATGTGCCGATCCATGTGATCAAGTCCAACACGATGCCGCAGATTGTGCGAGCACTGCGCCGGCTCCTCAATCAAGAGCAGTTAGATGAGCCGGAAACAGTCAACTTAGAGCTGTTCACGAAGGCGGGTAAAAACGATGAGATTGAGGCGCTGGAAGAGGCACGGCTAGCAGTCGAGCAAATCGTGCTGCCGAAAGGCCAGCCAGTGGAACTACTGCCGCGATCGGCGATCGTGCGGAAAATGCAGCACGAACTGGTGGAGCATTACCGCCTCAAATCCGCCAGCTTTGGCGAAGAACCGAACCGGCGTCTGCGGATTTTTCCGGCCTAA
- the ldpA gene encoding circadian clock protein LdpA — translation MSASFPLEALQAGHWFKLICGASYQHLPVIRNLALTYALAGADCVDVAAEPAVVRSALAGLAAYERLTGRDRPWLMVSLNDGEDLHFPRAWFDPDRCPTDCPRPCERVCPTDAITSTGVQRDRCYGCGRCLPICPLGLIEAQAWQVDAAALLPELLDLGINAIEIHTQVGHQKEFQQLWQQLQPWLPQLQAIAISCPAHPEAIAYLWDLQELVGNTVETVIWQTDGRPMSGDIGAGTTHAAVRFAQAMLTEGPPGHVQLAGGTNAHTVAKLQELKLLAPQVSRFVAGIACGGAARTPLAELLEPLAEQQRSLEAHPEVLQAAVTTAIALVGPLKQAVGGATRSIPAFLLRTP, via the coding sequence GTGAGTGCCTCATTCCCCCTCGAAGCTCTACAAGCGGGTCACTGGTTCAAGCTGATCTGTGGCGCAAGCTACCAGCACTTGCCAGTGATCCGTAACCTTGCTCTGACCTATGCCCTTGCCGGTGCCGATTGTGTCGATGTGGCGGCGGAGCCGGCTGTGGTGCGGTCAGCGCTGGCAGGACTCGCAGCCTATGAACGTCTAACAGGACGCGATCGCCCCTGGCTGATGGTCAGCCTTAACGACGGCGAGGATCTGCATTTCCCCCGCGCTTGGTTTGATCCCGATCGCTGCCCCACGGATTGCCCCAGACCCTGCGAGCGGGTCTGTCCGACCGATGCAATTACTTCCACTGGCGTGCAACGCGATCGCTGCTATGGCTGTGGGCGCTGTCTACCGATCTGCCCGCTCGGGCTAATTGAAGCGCAGGCTTGGCAAGTCGATGCTGCGGCTCTCTTGCCGGAATTACTGGACTTAGGGATCAACGCGATCGAGATCCATACCCAAGTCGGGCATCAAAAAGAATTTCAGCAGCTTTGGCAGCAACTACAACCGTGGCTGCCCCAACTGCAGGCGATCGCGATCAGTTGTCCGGCTCATCCCGAGGCGATCGCCTACCTCTGGGATTTGCAAGAACTCGTGGGCAACACGGTTGAAACCGTGATTTGGCAGACGGACGGCCGCCCGATGAGCGGTGATATTGGAGCCGGTACTACCCATGCGGCTGTGCGCTTCGCTCAAGCCATGCTGACAGAGGGGCCACCGGGCCATGTGCAGCTAGCGGGCGGCACCAATGCCCACACTGTCGCTAAGCTGCAAGAGCTAAAGCTGTTAGCACCCCAGGTTTCTCGCTTTGTCGCGGGGATCGCCTGCGGTGGAGCAGCACGCACACCGTTAGCTGAGTTGCTAGAGCCTTTGGCAGAACAGCAGCGATCCCTCGAAGCCCATCCCGAAGTTCTGCAAGCCGCAGTGACAACGGCGATCGCCTTGGTGGGGCCGCTCAAACAAGCGGTGGGTGGTGCAACGCGATCGATTCCGGCCTTCCTCCTACGAACCCCCTGA
- the trxB gene encoding thioredoxin-disulfide reductase, producing the protein MTGVENVVIIGSGPAGLTAAIYAARANLKPLMFEGYQLGGLPGGQLMTTTEVENFPGFPEGITGPELMERMRAQAVRWGAELYTEDVISADLSQRPFRIRSQEREVLAHSVIIATGATARRLSLPGEDRLWNNGISACAICDGAAPIFRDGELVVIGGGDTAAEEAVYLTKYAKHVHLLVRSDRMRASKAMQDRVLAHPNVTVHWHTEAIEAVGNTLLEAVRVRNNQTGEEKAIAAQGLFYAIGHTPNTKLFEGQIELDGTGYIRTKPDSVETSLEGVFAASDVQDHEYRQAITAAGTGCAAALLAERYLSAHNLLQEYKQEAAAAEPETKAAATPAASQPEASEFDPTSVYHEGSYALRKLYHESDRLLAVLYTAPTCGPCRTLKPILRKVAEEFSDRLHYVLIDIDADPEIAQSAGVVGTPTLQLFKDKAKVDEIRGVKMKSDYRARFEQHLQPVSR; encoded by the coding sequence ATGACTGGCGTTGAAAACGTGGTCATTATTGGTTCGGGTCCGGCAGGGTTGACTGCGGCAATCTACGCAGCTCGCGCTAATCTCAAGCCCTTGATGTTCGAGGGCTATCAGCTGGGTGGCTTGCCCGGTGGTCAGTTGATGACGACAACCGAGGTGGAAAACTTTCCGGGGTTCCCAGAGGGCATCACCGGCCCTGAGCTGATGGAGCGGATGCGGGCTCAAGCTGTGCGCTGGGGTGCAGAACTCTACACCGAAGACGTGATCAGCGCCGACCTCAGTCAGCGTCCGTTTCGGATTCGTTCCCAAGAGCGGGAGGTGCTGGCCCACAGCGTGATCATCGCCACGGGAGCGACGGCCCGGCGTCTGTCTCTACCCGGCGAAGACCGCCTCTGGAACAACGGCATTTCTGCCTGCGCGATTTGTGACGGAGCTGCGCCGATCTTCCGTGATGGTGAACTGGTAGTCATTGGCGGTGGCGATACGGCGGCGGAAGAAGCGGTCTATCTGACCAAATACGCTAAGCATGTTCACTTGTTGGTGCGCAGCGATCGCATGCGAGCGAGTAAAGCGATGCAAGATCGCGTGCTAGCCCATCCCAACGTCACCGTCCACTGGCATACCGAAGCGATCGAAGCAGTGGGCAATACGCTGCTAGAGGCAGTGCGCGTTCGCAATAATCAAACTGGTGAAGAAAAAGCGATCGCGGCCCAAGGATTGTTCTACGCGATCGGTCACACCCCGAATACAAAACTGTTCGAAGGCCAAATTGAGCTGGATGGAACCGGCTACATTCGCACCAAGCCTGATTCCGTAGAAACCTCGCTGGAAGGCGTGTTTGCTGCGAGCGATGTGCAGGATCACGAATATCGCCAAGCAATTACAGCCGCAGGAACGGGTTGTGCGGCAGCACTGCTGGCGGAACGCTACCTGTCGGCTCATAACTTGCTGCAGGAATACAAGCAGGAAGCTGCAGCGGCAGAGCCAGAGACCAAGGCTGCAGCAACGCCTGCTGCCAGTCAGCCGGAAGCCTCTGAATTTGACCCTACGTCGGTCTACCACGAAGGCAGCTATGCCCTGCGCAAGCTCTACCATGAGTCCGATCGCCTCTTGGCGGTGCTCTACACGGCGCCAACCTGTGGCCCTTGCCGGACGCTAAAGCCGATCCTACGCAAAGTGGCGGAAGAGTTCTCCGATCGCCTGCACTACGTGCTGATCGACATTGATGCTGATCCGGAAATTGCCCAGTCTGCTGGTGTGGTTGGGACACCAACCCTGCAGCTGTTCAAAGACAAGGCCAAAGTCGATGAGATTCGCGGCGTCAAAATGAAGAGCGATTACCGCGCTCGCTTCGAGCAACACCTCCAGCCGGTAAGTCGATAG